Within Thermodesulfobacteriota bacterium, the genomic segment GCACTACGACAGCAACAAGATGCAGAGCCTCCAGCGGAAATACACCGAAAAGGACGTCGTCTGGATAGCGATCAACTCCACCGGCGAGGGGTACCAGGACTACAGGAACGCCGAGGAATCCGTAAGGGACGTCGATTCGAACGGCACCTCCGCAACCTACGTCGTCCTCGACCCCGAGGGCAAGATCGGCACGCTCTACGGGGCCAAAACGACGCCGCACATATTCATCATAAACAAGGATGGAATGCTCGTTTACCAGGGCGCTGCCGACGACATCAAATCGACGGACGTCGCCGACATCGAAAAGGCGGACAACTACATCG encodes:
- a CDS encoding redoxin family protein; the encoded protein is MKKWKLTSLSALAIALVMMLAWAGESRAEVETDKPAPDFSFTDIEGASGKLSDFKGKVVVLEWFNHGCPFVRKHYDSNKMQSLQRKYTEKDVVWIAINSTGEGYQDYRNAEESVRDVDSNGTSATYVVLDPEGKIGTLYGAKTTPHIFIINKDGMLVYQGAADDIKSTDVADIEKADNYIDAALTEVLAGKPVSVPETKSYGCSVKYKR